The following proteins are encoded in a genomic region of Brachypodium distachyon strain Bd21 chromosome 1, Brachypodium_distachyon_v3.0, whole genome shotgun sequence:
- the LOC100835085 gene encoding uncharacterized protein LOC100835085: MREIDRAMGARLLQAVAGLMSTCTRRVQRAARRMGSASGNRVVAVPWRKAFSLPSAKSGKAGGKGKEEGGGGGLWRKEILMGERCQPLEFSGVIYYDADGRILSQPPRSPMRSPRPAYVAANAGLH; this comes from the coding sequence ATGAGAGAGATCGACCGGGCGATGGGGGCGAGGCTCCTgcaggcggtggcggggcTGATGAGCACGTGCACGCGGCGGGTGCAGCGTGCGGCGAGGAGGATGGGCTccgcctccggcaaccgcgTGGTGGCGGTGCCGTGGAGGAAGGCCTTCTCGCTGCCGTCGGCGAAATCAGGGAAGGCCGGGGGCAAGGGcaaggaggagggcggcggcggggggctgTGGAGGAAGGAGATACTGATGGGGGAGAGGTGCCAGCCGCTCGAGTTCTCCGGGGTCATCTACTACGACGCCGACGGCCGCATCCTCTCCCAGCCGCCAAGGTCGCCCATGCGCAGCCCGCGCCCGGCGTACGTCGCCGCCAACGCCGGCCTCCACTAG
- the LOC104581574 gene encoding uncharacterized protein LOC104581574, whose amino-acid sequence MSSYMHTHMYAAERAREFEVAARERQMGCSPLCGMLSKVVMKCNGRQGRTRKEKLDYAMAYPPVQTCYMRPPAASNHAIPVTAQFTPTPGAGAGAPPPRARGGKPRKRKKSKHVRFSPAGPGPALHPAGGPRPPAPPPHAAHAYQHAAGSTRSGGDQSLQQHASEPYYSRPASTPGDASGYYGSYGRYYAPSPSPRRHCEYFSGEYRWSYPTPVRQGIYSMATDANRLTAIFSEENPNACAIV is encoded by the exons ATGAGTTCATATATGCATACACACATGTACGCAGCTGAGAGAGCAAGGGAGTTTGAAGTGGCAGCACGAGAGAGGCAAATGGGTTGCTCTCCCTTGTGCGGGATGCTATCCAAAGTCGTCATGAAATGCAACG GGCGCCAAGGACGAacgaggaaggagaagctggACTACGCCATGGCGTACCCTCCCGTTCAAACATGCTACATGCGTCCACCCGCCGCCAGCAACCACGCGATACCCGTCACGGCGCAGTTTACGCCAACGCCCGgcgcaggcgccggcgccccgccgcctcgagcccgcggcggcaagcCCCGGAAGCGCAAGAAGTCCAAGCACGTCCGGTTCAGCCCggcaggcccaggcccagcacTACATCCCGCCGGCGGGCCCAGGCcaccggcgccaccgccgcacgCGGCCCACGCATACCAGCACGCAGCAGGGAGTACGAGGAGCGGCGGTGACCAAAGCCTGCAGCAGCACGCCTCCGAGCCGTACTATTCCCGGCCGGCGTCGACTCCAGGAGATGCTAGTGGGTACTACGGATCGTACGGCAGGTACtacgcgccgtcgccgtcgccgaggcGGCACTGCGAGTACTTCTCCGGCGAGTACCGCTGGAGCTACCCGACGCCGGTGCGCCAGGGCATCTACAGCATGGCCACGGACGCCAACCGCCTCACGGCCATCTTCAGCGAGGAGAATCCCAACGCCTGTGCCATAGTCTGA